The Leopardus geoffroyi isolate Oge1 chromosome C1, O.geoffroyi_Oge1_pat1.0, whole genome shotgun sequence sequence aaaatgttgtaaatatatatatatattccacatgcTTCCagataattaaaatgaaacttctagaatattattttatctatctCCTATTAACAAAAAGTTAAATCTTACTTTTAATAATCATTTAACCCTCCTAGAAATTTGCCAACTGCTTGGTATTTATGGTTGTTCCCTATGATAGTTTGttgaatagaaattataaaaatagcaaacaCTTAGTTGCTTTTATAATGCATTATAAAAACCTCATGGCACACTTAGgtataaaatcttgaaaattgctgttgatttttaacaattctttacattctttttcaatCTTACGTTACTTAGGGTTGGTCTTTATAACATCAAAGTTCAGTATATCTTTGGtcatagagtatttttttttttcttgactagcaataatagaaatttttcctttaaatttgcaTATGTAAAAATCAAATCCAGAACagtgtttatgaaagaaattattcTAGGTTGAATGACTTCTCTCTTTCACTGTAAAACTATAAGCTAGTAGTTTGATTTTTTTGCCTCATTTATCATTAAAGCTTTTAGAACCACATaacaaaaagattgagaaagtacaaaaaataataacctgtttttttctattatcaaAGCATAATCAgactgaaaatttattttgaacgTTTTACTGACAGTGGTTcagtcattttaaatttgattactacgaaaaaattgttaaaaagatACTGATGCATGCATGCCACTTAATGTTTAAAGAGCAGAGATTGtatgttttcagaaatattttctgcttCACTTCATGTTCTTGGTGCAGATATCAAGTGTGTTTAATTTGACCCTTTAACTCTTAGTTTAAAATCCAAGCCTTATCTTCTTTATTATACAAGATAGCTAAATTATTTGACCAAAGTagaattgttgattttgtttttattggtgaTTGACacttccttatatttttaaagtatttataccTATaaggaataaacatttctcaGTACAGTGTCCTTTCCATTTTGTCTGATTCTCTTCTGCCTCAGGTACAAACAGGTACTTCAGGCAGGTGGCAGCTGAATTTGGATTAAAGatttcttttgttgattgttccaaAACCAAGTTGCTAGAGGCAGCCATTACACCCGAAACCAAGGTAACTTAGTTAGTTTtcagttttgtctgttttctgtgtgatgttgtgtttttataattttgtttactaGAGGACATAATTTAAATTTGCACAACATATTTTATTAGAAGCCATTGGAAACCATCAACAAGATTAAGATAGGTCTGGCTTCTCGTGATGTTCAGGAACATGAATTCCATAGCAGGGTTCAAGTTCTAACTCTGTATCATAGTTGGCGTATTATCAGGGGCAAATTATTTAAGCaaagtctcaatttcttcatttccaaaatggGGATAATTGCACCTGCTTTATAGAAAGGTGGTTGTGTAAAGTAGATGAAGTAAGGCTTATGAAATGCTTAGGATTGTATCTAACACATAAAAACTGTGAAAAAGATTTGTTAGCAAAAGCATACAATTCTGTACTGCATTATCAAGCTGGTACTGGTAACAGTCATCACAGAGATTGGATTGCAGAAAAGGAAGCTTGCCAGACCCAAACCCTCAGCATACTGGCTTTTTAAGAATTCTAAGTGATACTTCAGCAAAATAATAGTTACAAGTAGAGAATAGGCCACAAACAATCTTCAGCCTCTGTCCTGGGAATCTTGTATGCCACCGGAAGGTGTTTTGTGCCTGAGTGAATGGCATATGTGATATTCTTTCTTGGGGCCTCATTTAAATTCTGCATGGGTAAAAGAAGGACCAGTGTCTTTTATAAGTCAGCCTTTTCCAACATTTTGCTAATGATTAAAAGGTTTCAATTGTATCTAAGATTATGTTGTGGTGAATGCTAAAAAACGAAAACCTTTTCTCACACAAAGTATTACTTTGAAGATTAACACAGGGGTGAGCTTTGAGTGATTAAGGTTTGTTTTCAAAGGAACTTGTTTTTTATCTTGCTTAGGAGAAAAGATACTTATTAAAATAGCTGGTCTGAGTCTTTCTAAGGGAGGAAAGCAAATTGTGAGTATGTTAATTCTTGTCAACAGAACTTTATGTAGTGGCTCTTTACTGACTTGAATTAATACATTTTCCCCCCTGAAATATCTGCTTCGTCATATGAAGTAGATTTTTCAAGTCCCTGTAAAATCAACttggtatttatttacttatttttattttaactaattttttattgtgaatgggAGTAATAAATTCTTacccaaagtatttttttatttttaaaataattcaattctTATAGAATATGCATTAACTCCCTTATCTTTTCCATGGTAAAACTCTTGACTCAGAAGAATACTGAACTAGATATCTTGCTCATTTACATAGTAATAAAGAATCATTAAcccctttaaaaagaaagctatagGTAATGTCATTTAATGCAATGGCATCTTGTTTAATAAACAATTCTTTTCTTTGGTCTTTTCAATCACTATCAAGCATCCACTATTCAGTGCCTGAATTGTCCTAAGTTTTGGGGTATGATACTGTCTCTTAAATGAGCTGTGAGCAGGTTTTCTGTTGTGTGTAACTTCTCTCCTTTACTTTAAAACCCATGCTGTTCAAGTTCTGGATACTTATTTTACAGTTTCTAATGCATATGGCactttttaagttaatatttagAAGATGTTTGATAGCTTAGGGGTAGTTCTCCTTAATGAAAATTCTAGGCTGTAATAATCTTAGTGTTCTGTGTTATTTACCTTTGAGAACAAAATTCCTAGACACTGAACTATGTCTTTGAAATTCATCCTCTTTATAATGGAAAGTAATTACAATAATTAACTTGAGCACTTTTCTGCTTCTATGTaacatgatctcatttgatctttataACAACTCCATAAGATAAATATTATCaaccccattgtacagatgtaaAATTTGAGGAATATGGAGGGTAAGTTACTTAGCTATGACTTTTCAGAAATTAATGGGGCCTAGATTTCAGATTCAAACCTTGCAACTTCATCACCCACACTCTTCCACTGTAGTCTGCCAGATGGTTACAATATATGAGATGTATGTTTGTGCAGTGGATTGTTATAAACTATTGTCATTTATTGAATTGTTTTAGCTTGTTTGGATTGAAACCCCCACAAACCCTAACTTGAAGATGATTGACATTGAAGCCTGTGCACATACCGTCCATAAACACGGCGACATAATTTTGGTTGTGGATAACACTTTCATGTCGGCATATTTCcaggtaaatgaaaataaattttttggcaTTATTAGTAGACCACACAGATACCTGTAACTAGGAAAGGAAAGACTTGCTTCCATTAAAATCattatcaggggtgcctgggtggctcagtcggttaagcatccgacttcggcttaggtcacgatctcgtggtccgtgagttcgagccccgcgtcgggctctgggctgatggctcagagcctggagcctgtttctgattctgtgtctccctctctctctgcccctcccccgttcatgctctgtctctctctgtctcaaaaataaaggttaaaaaaaaaaaaaattaaaaaaaaaatcattatcaaacTCATGGAATATAATCATAGTTCTTGattacacaaaaaattaaaattggacccttctagggacgcctgggtggctcagtcggttgagcgtccgacttcgtcccaggtcatgatctcatggttcgtgagtttgagccccgtgtcgggctctgggctgatgcctcggagcctggagcctgcttcggattctgtgtctccctctctctgctcctcccctgcccacactctgtctctctctcaaaaatgaagattaaaaaaaattttttttaattggacccTTCTGCCATTAGTTAATATCTTTTGAAACCGAGGTTAATATGTGGTATGGGactttgtgtgttttaaatgtcttaattAAAGCTTTTAAGTTCTCTTAGGATGTGTAAACTCTCTGAAGAGCTGACCTTATGTGATTTTATCtgtcagtgctttttttttttttttttttttttttaaatttttttttttcaacatttatttatttttgggacagagagagacagagcatgaacgggggagggtcagagagagagggagacacagaatcggaaaccggctccaggccctgagccatcagcccagagcctgacgcggggctcgaactcacggaccgcgagatcgtgacctggctgaagtcggacgcttaaccgactgcgccacccaggcgccccttcttattttttttttttttttttaatttttttttttttttttttttttttgtcagtgctTTATAAATAGTAGGGACTTCAATGTTTATGTGCTGGTTACAAGtcagttatattattttttatatgtatggtGTGACTGAAAAACagatatgttatatatttaatgtatgtattatgtgtttattttttaatatattattaaaatatataattaaatcttAAGCTAtataatttaatgtatatttaaatgtactacattatatatatatatatatatatatatatatatatatatatatataaaatgcattataTAATTAAACCTGGCTAACcttccaaataaatggaaaacacagGCTACACTCCATGACATCTCATATGTCACACATATTATTTCTCCACTTTCCTCCTTTCtagtttctcttctttcagtGCCTCAGTGTCCAGCTCTTTATAGCTTTACCTTATTTATAttatgaatttctttatttttttaaattaaatttttttttttttggagagagggagagtgtgtgtacgtacacacatgagcaagtgaggggcagagagagagggagagagagaaccccaaggaggCCCTAcacccagcactgagcctgacttAGGGTTTAATCTCATGAActattgagatcatgacctgagccaaaatcaagagttagacacttaactgactgagccagccaggcatcccagcaGTGCTCCTTTTAAGCTATCTCTTTTCCTACCCCACCCACTTCAAGCCCTCCCATTCACcctccattccttttctttttcttcctacttttttccatattcttctttctgttttgctcCTTTTGGTAGATCATCTAGGGATCTCCTTACAATTGACTAGTTGTCTGCCCTTTtcccacatgttctctctctttccttggagtagcccaatctgtttcctttccttattaGGAGCTTACCTTCTCCTtgctctttccttcctgcttgtACCTTATGCTCATTCTTAAAGCACTTCCTGCAGAGTTTCTGAAAGCCCAGCTCATTTTCTGCTACTCTTAAATTAGGCAGATGTTTATAGCCAATTGTTTATACTTGCCCCCTTTTTTTCTGGGTCCCTGAAGTTGGCGCAGGCTGCTGCCTTCATGTGACTGGCCAATTTCCTGGGAGTTTATATAAACCTGTTCTTCACCTTCTTCTGTTTTAGTGAGAAGGCactaccatattttcttttcttttcctcaaacaTGTTTACTGGCTACATTGATTGGATAGCTTCATGGGCCACCTACATTTGGCTCACAATATATCTTTAGCTTCTTCTTGTATCAGGTAAAACAGTCTGTTTCCAAGTGAAAAGCTCCTGGAGTTCTCTATTTGTCCCAGGTGATTTTCACTCTTGGATTCTTTATCCCAACTTCTTACCCCATATACTACTTACACTAGGCCAGTTAACACAGCATAGCATTGCTCTAGCTGAGTCACATTAAGTCCTGTATATTCCCATGGAGACTACATGAATTGTTTTAGCCTGGGCCTGCCCAGATTACTCATCACGCCTGGCCCTTTTTTTCGCTATTACTGTCACTAAAATAGGTCCAGTCTTTCTACCTTTCTGAAGCCCACATCACATTTCCTCATGCCAGGGACTACAGTTGGCTCCATTTCAACCTGGATTCATTCCAGTTCAGTTAATCAGAATCATGTTGTCCATAAAGAACTGCATGTCTTAATTCCATAAATCAAATCTTCTGAAGAGGTCCTCTCATTATTTTGCCCTCCTGAAAACTGGATACATTCTCCTTCTTCCCTACTTTTTGTCTTCTGGATCTTCTATAAACGTCACAAAAGGCAAAATGGACATACCAGCATAAAGTTTCAGTGTTTCAGGATAGAACCTCTAGATTCATGTAGTCGGGGTGTGAGTGCCAGCTCTCCCAGCTTTTTAATCTGAgtgatctattttgtttttctcagtcctttttcctcatctgtacaattaGAATCTTAAGGTACTGATTTTATTGAGCCGGGTAAAATATTTTGTACTGTGCTTCCCTGGGATAGGTAAAGTATTTAACATAGTTCTTAGCACATATTAAGCTCAACAGGTGTTAGTTATtggtcttcatttttcctttccttttggccAGAGTTTACAGAATGTTAGCATTGGAAGAGACCATCATCTAGTTTGACTCCATCACTTTGAAGATGAGCAAGCACCTATGTAGAGAGTGCTTTGAGTAATACCAGATTTAAAATATCCTGTTTTTGAAATACCTCAAATGAAAAAGCCCTATGGCCCCTTATAGTAACACCTTCCAAAGACTAAACAACTGGTGAGGTtaattaatacacacacacacacacacacacacacacacacacacacacacgcccacactttcttttacagaaaatgtgaatgtgaataggcttctggctggctgagtcagtagagcatgtgactcttgatgtcagggttgtgagctcaagccccacagtgggcatagagcttactttaaaaaaaaaaaaaaaaaaagagagaatgtataaatggaaagatgctGATAATATATTGTTTAGTGAATAAGTTGATTATAACTTTAACTCTCACTataaacaaagacattttaagacTAAAGGATTGATTTGCAGGAAAGTTGGGTGAGGGAAAACAATCCAAACAACTTTCTTACTAAGTGACTTTACACTTGGCACAACTGGTACAATAAAAGAGTAATTAAGAGTCAAGATCATGGCACATCAAGTGAATAATTACAGCATACATTATAAGGTTTTAATGATCAAAGATCTAAGCATATTAGTTTTATACTCACTTGATGAAACAGTTGCTGAATGTTTATGTCAACTACTTTTGTGTTTACTGAGTCATAAAATGCCAGCATCTCTGCATTGTAAATTTAGTAATACACTTAGGGCCAGCTAGCAACTGCTCTAAAGAAACAAGTTCAGGAGACCAGTTGACCTGAGTTTATCTGCTATTTCCAGAAAATGTGTGCTTTTTGGATTGAATACTGGGTCcaatactttgtatttttatttggtggggggagaaagggaaaagatagcATCAGAGATCCTGGAAAATTTTAAGACGCATGTGTTTTTGAAAAGTTAGACTAGGAATGAAATTTACAATAGCAAATAAGCATGTAATGAAGCATATTTTCAAGTGCTTTAccattgaaaatgaaaatcttttgtTCCTTTCAGCGGCCTTTGGCTCTGGGAGctgatatttgtatgtattcaGCAACAAAATACATGAATGGTAAGACATACATAGTCTACACTTTGAGTGTTCCTTTCCATGGATACATGATAATACCATAGggtttgatattttgatatttttttcttctattattctGGTTTTCTCTGTGACTCATGtagaaagtaaaaaattataCTTTGGTTAAATATGGGATTCCATTTTATAGCAGACAAAACTATGCTCATGACTTATGAACAGAGGATTGAAATTTActaaaaaaagttacatttttatcCTACTGACagcttaaaaagaaacatttaatttttatatgatttttattttattattataggtATAGCTTTTGGTACTATCAaattaaatacagtttatttaaaCTTATTCTATCATTTTCCAAAAGAGTTTTTTCAAGTGAAagtcttattttagaaattccAGAATGAAGAATAGACGTGCattgtttttaacttaaaggtttttgttttgttttaggccACAGTGATGTTGTAATGGGCTTAGTGTCTCTTAATTCTGAGAGCCTCCATGATAGGCTCCGCTTCTTACAAAATTGTAAGTACTGAAAAGTCCAGAATTCCCCTTAACCCCTCAGAGGGACTACATTTGATAATTTGTATTTCCACTAAATGTTGAGAAGTGATAGCTTTCTACTAAATTAGGAAGAAATGAGATGTGGGGGAGAAAGATTCTGAGTTttaaaggaaagtagaaaaattgggatataaaaatatagttagAGAGATCATAGCAGGGCTTTATAACATGACTCAAGggatcaattttgttatttttcaaatccaTGTTAATTTTGACTGTGATTGGGTAAAGCCtacatgaatttttcattttcaaacttactagatttgtttttaaataaaacctttggaATAATGGCTTTCTTATACTATGCCTTTTATATCTAGAATGGTGGTTAATTTTAAATAGCACTTAAtatgtgaatttatatttttcaacagATGTCTAAACACGTCCTGTTTAGATAGTTTAGTTATCTCAAGTATAGGTAAGGGTTTATTTGAAGACACTTCGTTAACCATTGCAATTTGACAGATAAGAGAGAAAcataattaggaataaaaatgCCTCCCTAGGAAGTAAGTATTAAAGTAAAACAAGGAAGCACCAAGGAGGAAAAGCAAAACTTATTGCTTGATAAATtcctttcatttatataaagtagaGGCAAGTTATGTACCCTGGAGGCATATTAACTCCTAGGCTGCTTTAGACAAAAGCTAAATAGAATGCTAGAAGAACATTCAGTAACAATAGGAGCTGAACTgctatttttctctactttttcaaagaaatgtgaGGTTAAACTATGTGCACTATGTCATTTAATCAAAGCCATAGGATTATTTACTTCATATTTGAAAAGTTCATATTGTATTCATGTGTAGTTTGGAGGATATTCATTTCCCCTCTCATTTTAAAGCCCGtttctgggccacctgggtggctcagtcagctaaacattcaacttcagctcaggtcatgatctcaaggtctgtgggttcaagtcccatgttgggctctgtgctcacagctcagagtctggagcctgcttcagattctgtgtctccctttctttctgcctctcccccactcatgctctgtctctctccaactctcaaaaatgaataaatgttaaaaaaattttaaaagcccatTTCTTtgagcatagtttttttttaatgtttatttttttttgaaagaaagagcatgagcaggggaggggcggagagacagggagacatagaatccaaagcaggctccaggctcagagttgtcagcacagagcctgacacggggcttgagctcacaaatggtgagatcgtgatctgagccgaagttggacacttaaccaacagagccaccctgATGCTCCTCTTTAAGCATAATTTATACTTCATTCTCATGCTTCTGATTGGATATATTAATTCCCCCCTGAGAAGTCAAACATTGGCCTTTGTAGCTGGCTTCTCAGAGTCACAATGatgaaaaaaagtgagagaatCTTCTGGGTCTCTCCCACCTTTCAGACTAACCCAGAATATGTTCATTTTCCAGCTCTTGGAGCAGTTCCATCTCCTGTTGACTGTTACCTCTGCAATCGAGGTCTGAAGACTCTACAGGTCCGAATGGAGAAGCATTTCGAAAATGGGATGGCAGTTGCTCGGTTTCTGGAATCTAATCCTAGGGTAGAAAAGGTTATTTATCCTGGTACGTTAATGAGACTCCTAGGGTTTCATGGGCAGGCTCTGTGGTGGGTCTGGTGGCGAAGAAGATAGACCTGATCTGTGGCCTTGTGTTGAATATAGTCTAGTGGCTGCTTGGATGTTAGGAAATTGATTTTATGTGTTAGATGTTCCTGTGATGGCCTTTAGCTTGGAAGTTTGTGTTTATTCCAAGATTACACCATTTTACTTTTCAGTTGATTTGCTTATAGTCTTGTCAGTCAACTATTTTGCATTAGCTCTAACTTTTATCTGATTTAGGTTGGGACTTGATATTCGTCAAATTCAGACTTGATACTTACGTACCAAAGTTCCCCCGAAGCTCTcttgctttttgaattttttacctCTGGCAACATCTAGAATGCTCATGTGGAGTTAGCAGACTTCTGTATtactctttgaatttattttacttaaattgtGGTGGTCTTAagtaaatagttattttaaacCCTTTGAGGTATTTGCCATATAGTCTGGGTGGACAGGAGAATTAAGcctgatccctgccctcaaggagcttaggTAAGCCAAGACAGAACTACATATGTACCCTAGGTAAAGAGCTGTTGACTggtgtatattttaaatggaaggagggagaaaagttTTGAGCTGTGTCTTGAAGAATGGGTAGCACTTGTTAGAAGGGCATGAACAGGCATTCAGATTCATTCAGTGAATGCTTATCAATTGCCAACTACGGACCAAGCTTTGTACTAGGAACTGGGATCCAattattaacaaaagaaatggatTTCTCCACACGGAGCTAGTCTGGTGGATAAGACAGATGTTaagcaagaaattaaagaatgatATAAGTAACAGAGTGGCTGGGGTAATCAATGTAAAGAAGGCCAATGTAGCTCCAGCATGGAGAGGGTAGAAAAGATAGGTCAAAATGAAGCCAGAGACATAGAGACAGGGGCCAGAACAAGTCGTCAGATGTGACCATGGCATAAAGCTCATTATTAGGCTTATTTGCAGTTTGCTTTGgcaaacagtgattttttttttgttctgaaattACATGTTTGACTATAAATAAGACTTTTATTATGCCTCATGATTATAGGACTGCCCTCTCATCCCCAGCATGAGCTGGCAAAGCGTCAGTGCACAGGCTGTCCAGGGATGATCACCTTTTATATTAAGGGCACTCTTCAACATGCTGAGACTTTTCTCAAGAACCTAAAGGTAAACTTTCAAAAGAGATATTTAAATCATAgaggtaggggctcctgggtggctcagttggttgagtgtccgactcttgattttggctcaggtcatgatcttatggttagtggtatcaagccccgcattgggctttgcactggcggtgtggagcctgcttgggattctctctctctctccccccctctctctctctctttactcctcccctgcttgcacatgcatgctctctcattctctcaaaataaataaacatttaaaagtaaataagtaatagAGATAAATTACAGCAGTTCATTATCTGTCATTTCCACCCAACTCGGATTAATATTTTTGTACCTGCAA is a genomic window containing:
- the CTH gene encoding cystathionine gamma-lyase → MQEKDASPYGFQPRFQHFATQAIHVGQEPEQWTSHAVVPPISLSTTFKQEAPGHHSGFEYSRSGNPTRNCLEKAVAALDGAKYSLAFASGLAATVTITHLLKAGDQIICMDDVYGGTNRYFRQVAAEFGLKISFVDCSKTKLLEAAITPETKLVWIETPTNPNLKMIDIEACAHTVHKHGDIILVVDNTFMSAYFQRPLALGADICMYSATKYMNGHSDVVMGLVSLNSESLHDRLRFLQNSLGAVPSPVDCYLCNRGLKTLQVRMEKHFENGMAVARFLESNPRVEKVIYPGLPSHPQHELAKRQCTGCPGMITFYIKGTLQHAETFLKNLKLFTLAESLGGYESLAELPAIMTHASVPKSDRDALGISDTLIRLSVGLEDKKDILEDLDQALKAAHPPNAGHN